From one Mytilus galloprovincialis chromosome 13, xbMytGall1.hap1.1, whole genome shotgun sequence genomic stretch:
- the LOC143056603 gene encoding uncharacterized protein LOC143056603 isoform X2, with amino-acid sequence MQFLLLNHCDEIKEAIDKHFDKCNLTYSTEVVVVEMLSNKHIIFSEVTDILRNKTEEVVIQIAPRTSRAKESLVRKLSTQVEDNLVHFFYDHEGRIHIVGFLEIATDIKRAVDNVKCLSSKPVLLCLTFDAFLIELLQMDDVVIVLNNYLRQKNVETEWGIENGQLCIASSTTIDPNIFQSAIYEQFSMAGFSTEAIGGHEPFTTTTHFRSTVQKNINKRLVQKQFEQCTVVASTKDIVARLLHEELKHNRCNKEDCEISLLDGLEKSTKKWSCYIKNENTLYRNILQHLRHLEEQFKCTLSLEIQHPSIQYIAQCVHWDKGIHVVLVCGTVATLLTDCVVCVSDLIDHEYPKKLFWSLPYLGVPDQEKVIPHLQEIFTKVEEEKLSSLAIPLKMCDSLPEVTLLQHFNAAFSKSKLKHLKVIYLCYEDIKMTERLTMMLKSGPSSLNFYDFSKVPTYRDEPLNDEENPSDITFKWTVGNIIDEKTDIIVNSTNRELQLQKGAVSMLILEKVGKCLSEDCHDKYPNGIDYGSLAITSGGKFWKSIYHFALPLWTANAEFSTKILEQAVYNCLIQAEKDKCKSIAFPVLGTGKLKYPWGDVARTMRNAFGKFMYFYRHINLKEMRVVLHPDDKKSIEAFETGIVSDLELFSEEFLHQTKSILEARCNDTKIIILHLPSTRFHQSDALITISNQEQASSVLKDSKDGMIKDKRDCSFWSIKVFCPSNNNYEKNMANVFQFILEERLSTITISLLENDDSLPLRKQSKIIRDLVLENENNRYLQLVKLIVLDKHNFASLLSETEQRKHNRKSTWMPPVKDALGLSKPRFKAVTYTETSQLPKLIISAQLEDINVVSDLEEKLKKSLNKTIV; translated from the exons ATGCAGTTTCTTCTGCTAAATCACTGTGATGAAATTAAAGAAGCAATTGATAAGCACTTTGACAAATGCAATCTTACATATTCTACCGAAGTAGTGGTTGTCGAAATGCTTTCAAATAAACACATTATATTTAGTGAGGTTACTGATATTCTAAGAAATAAAACCGAGGAAGTCGTAATACAAATTGCACCAAGGACAAGTAGAGCTAAGGAATCTTTAGTACGCAAGTTATCAACGCAAGTAGAAGATAACCTAGTACACTTTTTCTATGATCATGAAGGTAGAATCCATATTGTAGGGTTTCTCGAGATAGCCACAGATATTAAAAGAGCGGTTGATAATGTGAAATGCTTGTCGAGTAAACCTGTCCTTTTATGTTTGACATTTGATGCCTTTTTAATTGAACTTTTACAAATGGACGATGTGGTTATTGTTCTAAACAATTATTTACGACAAAAGAACGTGGAAACTGAATGGGGAATAGAAAATGGACAGTTATGCATAGCAAGTAGTACGACGATAGACCCAAATATTTTCCAATCTGCCATTTATGAGCAGTTTTCAATGGCTGGGTTTTCTACTGAGGCAATTGGTGGACATGAGCCTTTTACAACAACAACTCACTTCAGATCAACCGTCcagaaaaatatcaacaaacGTCTTGTTCAGAAACAGTTCGAGCAATGCACTGTTGTAGCGTCCACGAAAGACATTGTAGCAAGACTTTTACACGAAGAACTGAAACATAACAGGTGTAACAAAGAAGATTGTGAGATATCACTTTTAG ATGGATTGgaaaaatcaactaaaaaatgGTCCTGTTACATAAAAAACGAGAATACACTGTACCGAAATATCTTGCAGCATTTACGTCATCTAGAAGAACAGTTTAAATGTACATTATCATTAGAAATCCAGCATCCGTCTATACAATATATAGCTCAGTGTGTACATTGGGATAAAGGAATTCACGTTGTTTTGGTGTGCGGAACTGTTGCAACCCTTTTAACGGATTGTGTTGTTTGTGTATCAGATCTGATAG acCATGAATATCCTAAGAAGCTGTTTTGGAGTTTACCCTACCTAGGTGTGCCAGATCAAGAAAAAGTTATACCtcatttacaggaaatatttaccAAAGTAGAGGAAGAAAAGCTGAGCAGCCTAGCAATACCATTGAAAATGTGTGATAGTCTACCTGAAGTTACGTTATTACAACACTTTAATGCAGCATTTTCTAAGTCAAAACTGAAgcatttaaaagttatttatttgTGCTATGAGGACATTAAGATGACCGAAAGATTAACTATGATGTTGAAAAGCGGACCAAGTTCACTAAACTTTTACGATTTTAGTAAAGTACCTACCTATAGAGATGAACCTCTAAATGACGAGG AAAATCCATCAGATATAACTTTCAAATGGACAGTTGGAAACATTATTGACGAAAAG ACTGATATTATAGTAAACAGTACAAACAGAGAACTGCAGCTTCAAAAAGGAGCTGTATCAATGTTAATATTGGAAAAAGTTGGAAAATGTCTCTCTGAGGATTGTCACGATAAATATCCAAATGGGATTGACTATGGAAGCTTAGCAATAACATCGGGAGGAAAATTCTGGAAATCTATCTATCATTTTGCTCTACCATTATGGACAGCCAATGCTGAATTTTCAACGAAG ATTTTAGAACAAGCGGTGTACAATTGCCTTATACAAGCAGAAAAAGACAAATGCAAGAGTATAGCATTCCCAGTTTTGGGAACTGGAAAGCTGAAATACCCTTGGGGTGACGTAGCTCGGACAATGCGGAATGCTTTTggcaaatttatgtatttttatagGCATATTAATTTGAAAGAAATGAGGGTGGTATTGCATCCAGACGATAAAAAGTCAATTGAG GCATTTGAAACAGGGATTGTATCAGATTTAGAACTCTTCTCTGAGG aGTTTTTGCATCAGACAAAATCCATCTTAGAAGCGAGATGTAATGATACGAAAATCATAATTTTGCATTTACCAAGCACAAGGTTTCATCAAAGCGACGCTctgataactatttcaaatcaAGAACAag ctAGTTCAGTGCTGAAGGATAGTAAGGACGGGATGATAAAAGATAAACGTGACTGTTCTTTCTGGTCCATTAAAGTGTTTTGTCCAAGCAACAACAATTATGAAAAGAACATGGCGAAcgtctttcaatttattttggaGGAAAGACTGTCAACAATTACAATTTCTTTACTGGAAAacgatg ATTCATTACCATTACGAAAGCAATCAAAGATTATTCGAGACCTGGTTctggaaaatgaaaataatcGATATCTTCAATTAGTGAAGTTAATAGTTCTTGATAAACACAATTTTGCCTCGCTTTTATCAGAAACAGAACAGAGGAAACACAACAGAAAATCTACCTGGATGCCGCCGGTTAAAGATGCTTTAG GCTTATCAAAACCTAGATTTAAAGCTGTCACATACACGGAAACAAGTCAATTACCAAAATTGATCATTTCAGCACAGTTGGAAGATATTAATGTAGTTAGTGACTTAgaggaaaaattgaaaaaatcattgaataaaacaattgtataa
- the LOC143056603 gene encoding uncharacterized protein LOC143056603 isoform X1, which produces MSCSSSENEKGSDFTGNTSSFSNDEIDSDAISKKGIPILISHRSFDSVGFGSDFDDEYTSDDLQKDKDDTNLPGVELTKEWVKLELKLKNKTGLVDRKDITDIVKPIKMQFLLLNHCDEIKEAIDKHFDKCNLTYSTEVVVVEMLSNKHIIFSEVTDILRNKTEEVVIQIAPRTSRAKESLVRKLSTQVEDNLVHFFYDHEGRIHIVGFLEIATDIKRAVDNVKCLSSKPVLLCLTFDAFLIELLQMDDVVIVLNNYLRQKNVETEWGIENGQLCIASSTTIDPNIFQSAIYEQFSMAGFSTEAIGGHEPFTTTTHFRSTVQKNINKRLVQKQFEQCTVVASTKDIVARLLHEELKHNRCNKEDCEISLLDGLEKSTKKWSCYIKNENTLYRNILQHLRHLEEQFKCTLSLEIQHPSIQYIAQCVHWDKGIHVVLVCGTVATLLTDCVVCVSDLIDHEYPKKLFWSLPYLGVPDQEKVIPHLQEIFTKVEEEKLSSLAIPLKMCDSLPEVTLLQHFNAAFSKSKLKHLKVIYLCYEDIKMTERLTMMLKSGPSSLNFYDFSKVPTYRDEPLNDEENPSDITFKWTVGNIIDEKTDIIVNSTNRELQLQKGAVSMLILEKVGKCLSEDCHDKYPNGIDYGSLAITSGGKFWKSIYHFALPLWTANAEFSTKILEQAVYNCLIQAEKDKCKSIAFPVLGTGKLKYPWGDVARTMRNAFGKFMYFYRHINLKEMRVVLHPDDKKSIEAFETGIVSDLELFSEEFLHQTKSILEARCNDTKIIILHLPSTRFHQSDALITISNQEQASSVLKDSKDGMIKDKRDCSFWSIKVFCPSNNNYEKNMANVFQFILEERLSTITISLLENDDSLPLRKQSKIIRDLVLENENNRYLQLVKLIVLDKHNFASLLSETEQRKHNRKSTWMPPVKDALGLSKPRFKAVTYTETSQLPKLIISAQLEDINVVSDLEEKLKKSLNKTIV; this is translated from the exons ATGTCCTGTTCATCATCTGAAAATGAAAAAGGTAGCGATTTTACCGGAAACACGTCATCATTTTCAAATGACGAAATTGATTCGGATG CTATTTCCAAGAAAGG gatacCCATTCTGATATCTCATAGATCATTTGACAGTGTAGGTTTCGGTAGCGACTTTGACGATGAATATACCTCTGATG ACTTACAGAAAGACAAAGATGACACCAATCTTCCTGGTGTTGAACTGACTAAAGAGTGGGTCAAATTGGAACTTAAATTAAAGAACAAAACAGGACTAGTAGATCGTAAGGATATAACAGATATCGTTAAACCAATAAAAATGCAGTTTCTTCTGCTAAATCACTGTGATGAAATTAAAGAAGCAATTGATAAGCACTTTGACAAATGCAATCTTACATATTCTACCGAAGTAGTGGTTGTCGAAATGCTTTCAAATAAACACATTATATTTAGTGAGGTTACTGATATTCTAAGAAATAAAACCGAGGAAGTCGTAATACAAATTGCACCAAGGACAAGTAGAGCTAAGGAATCTTTAGTACGCAAGTTATCAACGCAAGTAGAAGATAACCTAGTACACTTTTTCTATGATCATGAAGGTAGAATCCATATTGTAGGGTTTCTCGAGATAGCCACAGATATTAAAAGAGCGGTTGATAATGTGAAATGCTTGTCGAGTAAACCTGTCCTTTTATGTTTGACATTTGATGCCTTTTTAATTGAACTTTTACAAATGGACGATGTGGTTATTGTTCTAAACAATTATTTACGACAAAAGAACGTGGAAACTGAATGGGGAATAGAAAATGGACAGTTATGCATAGCAAGTAGTACGACGATAGACCCAAATATTTTCCAATCTGCCATTTATGAGCAGTTTTCAATGGCTGGGTTTTCTACTGAGGCAATTGGTGGACATGAGCCTTTTACAACAACAACTCACTTCAGATCAACCGTCcagaaaaatatcaacaaacGTCTTGTTCAGAAACAGTTCGAGCAATGCACTGTTGTAGCGTCCACGAAAGACATTGTAGCAAGACTTTTACACGAAGAACTGAAACATAACAGGTGTAACAAAGAAGATTGTGAGATATCACTTTTAG ATGGATTGgaaaaatcaactaaaaaatgGTCCTGTTACATAAAAAACGAGAATACACTGTACCGAAATATCTTGCAGCATTTACGTCATCTAGAAGAACAGTTTAAATGTACATTATCATTAGAAATCCAGCATCCGTCTATACAATATATAGCTCAGTGTGTACATTGGGATAAAGGAATTCACGTTGTTTTGGTGTGCGGAACTGTTGCAACCCTTTTAACGGATTGTGTTGTTTGTGTATCAGATCTGATAG acCATGAATATCCTAAGAAGCTGTTTTGGAGTTTACCCTACCTAGGTGTGCCAGATCAAGAAAAAGTTATACCtcatttacaggaaatatttaccAAAGTAGAGGAAGAAAAGCTGAGCAGCCTAGCAATACCATTGAAAATGTGTGATAGTCTACCTGAAGTTACGTTATTACAACACTTTAATGCAGCATTTTCTAAGTCAAAACTGAAgcatttaaaagttatttatttgTGCTATGAGGACATTAAGATGACCGAAAGATTAACTATGATGTTGAAAAGCGGACCAAGTTCACTAAACTTTTACGATTTTAGTAAAGTACCTACCTATAGAGATGAACCTCTAAATGACGAGG AAAATCCATCAGATATAACTTTCAAATGGACAGTTGGAAACATTATTGACGAAAAG ACTGATATTATAGTAAACAGTACAAACAGAGAACTGCAGCTTCAAAAAGGAGCTGTATCAATGTTAATATTGGAAAAAGTTGGAAAATGTCTCTCTGAGGATTGTCACGATAAATATCCAAATGGGATTGACTATGGAAGCTTAGCAATAACATCGGGAGGAAAATTCTGGAAATCTATCTATCATTTTGCTCTACCATTATGGACAGCCAATGCTGAATTTTCAACGAAG ATTTTAGAACAAGCGGTGTACAATTGCCTTATACAAGCAGAAAAAGACAAATGCAAGAGTATAGCATTCCCAGTTTTGGGAACTGGAAAGCTGAAATACCCTTGGGGTGACGTAGCTCGGACAATGCGGAATGCTTTTggcaaatttatgtatttttatagGCATATTAATTTGAAAGAAATGAGGGTGGTATTGCATCCAGACGATAAAAAGTCAATTGAG GCATTTGAAACAGGGATTGTATCAGATTTAGAACTCTTCTCTGAGG aGTTTTTGCATCAGACAAAATCCATCTTAGAAGCGAGATGTAATGATACGAAAATCATAATTTTGCATTTACCAAGCACAAGGTTTCATCAAAGCGACGCTctgataactatttcaaatcaAGAACAag ctAGTTCAGTGCTGAAGGATAGTAAGGACGGGATGATAAAAGATAAACGTGACTGTTCTTTCTGGTCCATTAAAGTGTTTTGTCCAAGCAACAACAATTATGAAAAGAACATGGCGAAcgtctttcaatttattttggaGGAAAGACTGTCAACAATTACAATTTCTTTACTGGAAAacgatg ATTCATTACCATTACGAAAGCAATCAAAGATTATTCGAGACCTGGTTctggaaaatgaaaataatcGATATCTTCAATTAGTGAAGTTAATAGTTCTTGATAAACACAATTTTGCCTCGCTTTTATCAGAAACAGAACAGAGGAAACACAACAGAAAATCTACCTGGATGCCGCCGGTTAAAGATGCTTTAG GCTTATCAAAACCTAGATTTAAAGCTGTCACATACACGGAAACAAGTCAATTACCAAAATTGATCATTTCAGCACAGTTGGAAGATATTAATGTAGTTAGTGACTTAgaggaaaaattgaaaaaatcattgaataaaacaattgtataa